Genomic DNA from Cloeon dipterum chromosome 3, ieCloDipt1.1, whole genome shotgun sequence:
ATGCGATTAGTGAAAGAGtgaatatacatttttaacaagAACTTGTTTATAACAGCTGTTATGACAACAATTAATGACTTTGTCTACCGTCAGCAAtcagtcaaaaatttaaatgttctctagagtaaaaattattcttcagagaaaattttcactcgaggTTGGTGTCATTCttaacaggaaaataaaaataacaagataTCCCCGTTGAGAACAGATCTTTTTTAACTGGTGTTtagttgattaaaaaaactctggaatcaacgaggatgaagtcttgttattcattttccagtcgagttaaaatatttcatgttaaATGGTATATTAATTACTGcactaaatttaaacaatttttccagaATTATTTGCAACCCTATCTATACAAAAAacaatactttttaaattatctatttAAATCTAGTTCAATTCTGTAATCAAggttaaacataaaaatatttatataataaaaaatggttgttAACCTGGCAGAGCAAAAGAGGAGAGTTTACCTGTTGGGCGGCGGCGCTGGGCTGCAGGTTCCTCGACGACTGCAACGACTCGAGGAAGAGGCCGAGCTGCCAGGCTGCTGCCATCAAGATTAGCAGGCGGCAGAGTCCCAAGCGACGGCACACCCCGCCTCTGCGACCGCAAGCCATCCTGCCTCGGCTACCACTGAAACACACACCGAGACACGCTCACAACTTGGGTCATAAAGCCACTCTGCGGCCTTTGTTATGAGCAATATATCAGAGACAAAAGCAGCCCAAATGTCTCTTTAGCTCGATGAGCagtcctgcgggacgcccgcccgcccacccTCGCTTATCTTTGCGGCCCAACGCAAACATATTGAACGACGCCCCTATTTGATTAATGCTTATGATGTACAGCCCGAGCTGCGTGCTGTCCGAGATATTTCCCTGAAAGGTCAGTTGAGCgatgaaatatgcaaatttgtaACTGATGGATCCGATCGATTGGGTGGGATGAAATTGttcaatatttgtattttttaattctgccaTCACCCACTTTTAGaacgaggaaaatatttaaaaacaactaACTCTTTGATGTTTCTACCCAAGATAAAAAACGCTCAAGAGATAGTCCTTCCATAGTggaaacaagaaatttaaacaaacaaaatgtcaCAAATGAATCTACTCCATTCATTTAGAGAACAGAATGAGGGACaaaagtgagtgagtgaagagaaaatttatatcacaAAGGGCAGAAACAGCAGCTGTCCAGAACGAGTTCACGGGGGTGTAATTTTTCTCTACAATTATTCACTTTTGCCCACCATCCTCTTCTCAAAGCACAAATGGAGTCAGAGTAgggccatttaaaaaatcaatggttTACTTCTATGTGAAAAGTTGTTATTGTATTCTTTGGTTTAATTGCTAGTTTTAGTTGCTAATttagttgccctgtcagcccataataaacttaaattttgaaactaaattgtgctttttgaaatttcttcacAGGCAGATAGAAAACTCctgatttaattacattttcctGTTTTTGATATGTTTTTACACCTCTTGTGTGTTGCACATCGCAACAGAATCAATTGCCAGTGTGGATATTTTGTAGGATATTAATATATGAGCAAATCAATTTGCTCCCCCAAATCTGAAATAAACGGCCATTAATTATCCGTGGTGCGGACAAAGGTCCAGCGGGCACCCGTTTTCTGCTTGTCCGTATTTTTGTTCCGTATCCAGCTTTACGACATTGTGTCACGTGTCTCGAGGGGAATTCGACCCTTGTCCAGTGCAGCAAATTGGACCGAATCGTGCTTCAGGGGAATTCGCTTCTGTTGGGAAATTCGATTCGCGCAGGTCAAAGCGCCGGCGATAATACTAATTGATTTCGGCCGGACCTTTCTGCCATAATAAAATCGCCCACCTTTGGGGCCGCAGCTGTGTGACGGGATATCAACTTTGCCGCACCATGTGCATGgaagataaatttgataaatttgactTTATTGCGATCGGCAGGCCCTGGTAATAATCGGATAGTAAGGAAATGTGTTTGCCTAAATCATCTGCGGTGTGGtaataaaataagttaaattttccaaaggaatcgaatttttattttgaacgtTAAAAGATGGCAAACATGagagtatttttgttttaagaagcATGCAACGTGCTCTGCGTAATTAGTGTAAAACATGTTGCAtaacacattaaaaaagtattgcTCTCTGCGAGTGTTGGACATAAAATGGTGTTTTAATCAATTGGTGtggaatatttctttttagataatttcattattaaattttttcataatttatatttacactAATCATGTTAGGAAATTGAGAGTAGGGAAGTagggaatatatttttctaaaaaagctTGTCATATTCTTTGGTACTTGATGTTTACACTGAGACGCCTCATTCTGCATTTTAGTTGCCATCTGCCGAAACGTTTGCACGAGAACCAAGCGAGTTTAAATTCCCCCAGCAGCATGTTTCAAACAGAGGGTCGACAGACTAGTGGAAACTTCTCCAATTTAAtggaaagcaaacaaaaaagccTGTCTAAAATTTGCCAGCGAATACGGCGTGGATGGAAAAATCGGCTTTAACGTCAGTCAGTTTAATCGTGAATAATCGGAAAATCAATCTTATCTGGCAGCAGCAACGGGAATAACTGCcgctgattaattaattgggtTTTCCGCTTTCATCTGCAATCATAGCCGAGCTGCTGAAAAGGCACAAGTGGCCTCGATTCCACCACACGGCAGCTGCCATGCTGCACCGCGGCTTTGCCCTCTTGCTAACTAGCAGAGCACACAAACACGGCAGCTGCGGTTGGTGCCGCTCTTTTGAGAGTTGCTGGCCGAAAGAAAGATTGACCGAGGACTGGACGAGATGGAAAAAATCGATGCGAATGTGCACGGCTTACTCTCTCAGCCCGCTATTTATTTACCCCGTGAAGCCAGAGCTTGGGTAAATACGTTTGGAAGCAGGCCAATCTAATATCATGATAACGCCGtcggggagagagagagagagagagagagcacaaaAAGAGAAGAGGAGTTCGCAGCCAGCAAGTTGCCGCTGTCGTACTTGCAGTGCATAATGTGTAAATAGTGAGCGAAGAGGTGGGCAACCAACGCGCGAGGGGGTGTGCAACAACAGATTCATCAACACTCTAATAAACCGGGTTAGCCGCAGAAACCCTTAGGCGTGgaactaattttactaaattttaaattaacacgATCTCTAAATTTGTCTAACAAGCTCGGTGACAATGACTTTCTATACTTCTTGTATTAAGGCTGATTCTATAATCTgtgaattgaatttgattaGTGCAGTCCCACTCGTAATCTAGTGGCATTCAAAGTAGCTATACgcgtaatttaattgcatcaATTGCAAACTGCACAGTGATCAGCTTGacgttttaaaatcaataataggAAAAGCCCAAGGAAATTCTTGTggtttttatattgaatttttattatatttaaatccgACAGTCAGAGGGCCAATTTTTGTTAAGAGCTCTGTGAGCTCTAAAGAGCGTGGTTTTAgagttttatttatctttgaaATGAAGAAAAGGCCCTATCTATTTTGACGTCTTggcaaatgataaaaataataaatttcgattACCTCATTacctcattatttattttgagttttaacGGTGagcagtttttgaaaataataccaCCGCAAAATTCTAAATACAACCCGCATAAATTGGAGAGTCGTTGGTTTTATAGTTGTCAATTTTTGTCtccacagaaaaatataaaatcctgAGACCCAAGAACCTCATAActttctggaaattttgagaattttgcaAATCAGCTTTCCGATTACTgaagaaaattagttttttttattgtgttccacaaatacaaaataaatgacaatattccaactgaaataattttaacgttatttttattaataggcGCACTAGCACTCAAAAAATGGCATCATCGACCATTGGAATCAACTTTTTTCTCATCAAAATTCTGCATTGGTCTgcatatcaaattaaatttttaaatatattaatttgattgtgcGCTATAGGCCGAGTTTTTACGATTGGTCAGCGACCCAGAAGTGTTGCCTTTTCCACGTCCCCTGCATGGAGCGAAAGTAAGGAAGGAAAGGGCAAACGCGATCACATCTCAACTCGCTGTTGCAATCAATTTTAGTCGAGCGCGCGAGCGGCACATTCCCACTACACTCTTTTATCACTTTTCCAGCTGGCTCTTCTTATTTTACTCCTTCAGCTGAGGCCGAGATAAAAGTTGCCCGCAAAAACAGCAGAGCTGTATAACGAGAATTATGAGAGGCGTGTGCCTGGCCACCGAGTGCGGTGCTGGCGGAAATATCACTCGAGGAAGAGTCGGCCGGCTTTTCAGCTACTCGCGTGGCCCTCGAGGGGAGAAGCCGCCAGAGacgtgtaattatttttgattatttgagCGTGAACCACGCTTGCTCCCGCCGGCTCTGCGAGTTGCTTCGCGCGTGCACATATTAATTAGCCTTTAACTTTGCTTCACCCACGGAAGAAAATGGCAGACAGCCTTCGGAGAATCGGATCGTGAAAGCGCAGTGCAAAAAGATGGAGTTCAACCACCGAGCACGCGTCGTGAGCGATTTGTAATATCCATTCGCGGCGTTCTGCTTTGATGTCGTAAATTGCAAATAGAATTCTGCTAGTTCAAAAAGCTCAGCATTTGGAGCACGATAAAGGCTGATggagttaaaattaatccagGCTCTCGTAAATAGGATTGAATAGCCGCGCATGGTCTGATAAGAGTTGGCAAAAATCCGATTTGGGCTGAATGTAATTTGATAATCTGACTGGGTCGCATTTAACCTTTGCCCAGCATCATAGCGCACACGCATAAACACGGTGAGGGGAAAAAACGTGGCGTGCCTGTCTCGGAATTTGGTGTGGAAGTGAGCCCATAATAGTGTTAGTTCCGCGCTCTTAGGTCAGGAAAAGGAGGAGCGCGGCGGAAAATCACACTGTGTGCTGGGGAACAATATTCTCGCTGGCGAGCGGCAGGCTGGCGTGCGACGGCAGCAGATGCATGTAACTCTTTCATGGCTGGTTACACAGCTTTGTTAAAAAGAACAACAATACGCAGTCCCTAAAGATTGGTCTTCATCAGCCTTTGTTTCCCACGgaacaaaaagcagcgaagCGCTCGGAAAAATAGCAGCGTGAGGGTCTGCGAGACGGATTAAAATCCACGCTCGTCacattgttgcaaaaaaataaaaaaacgaggaAAGGACGAGTGACGGGTGCATCTTTTGCTTTGTTAGTTTTGTAATTGCCTCTGGCGTAAAAAAGGGGAACAAGTCAAATGACTTGGGCTGCACAGAATGTTGTGCCTCTTGACCACTCTTCTTGCTGTGTACATGTTTCGCAAAAGCTCGCACTGTTAACTGTCTAATGCTAGAGACTTCGCACGCATCATTAGCTAAGCTTGTCGTGTACAGaatgcattttgaatttttctttctagTTCTCTACGCTAAACATACAGCAAGAATACACTGGGACGTGCACACTAACACTGCGCGCGAAGGCCGCCCGCTTGCTGGTCTCTGCATGAATGTACCCAGAAGGTCAAAAGGGTAGCCAACCTGTCCCTGGTGAAGCCAATTCTGACCTACGGACTTCCTGCCTGGCATCCGACCAGGCCTACAGTAAAAAGACGGAGAGAGTGTAGAAAAGGGCCCTGCACTTTTCCACGGACGACGACAAAGAAGAATATCATGCCAATCATCATGCAACTGATGTACGCagatttaaactttttcaagAGATGCCAGGGAGGCGCAATTGATTTCGACGCGTGCGCTCGTATTATGGAAGGCCGACAGATGCGAAATTTCGCCAACAGTCGGCATCCAAGGCTGCAGCCATACTGCCTGTGCGAAGTGTGCTCGGCTAACGAGCATTTTTTTCAGGGGGTGAAACCGTGGAACGACCTGCCACCCGAGCTCAAGAATTGCACTGCAGCCAAGTTTTCCTCATTGTGCAAAAAGCATATGTGGCAAATTTCTAGTGTGTGGAAACCGCTACAGTCGCTCGACCAAGCCGTTAGCTTGCACATATGATACGCAGTAGTGTGTTTCACTTTAAAacctagtttttttttgcgataTCTTGGATCATGTTTGATGTAAATTACCTTCTACAACACGCTAGAGGTTTCccttcaaacaaattaacataGTGAGCGGTGATTCACTGCAAATTTCACAATCACCGTTATAAATCAAAAGGTTCTCTGCAGTcaacaattgcaaaataatattcgtTTTAAGCAATTAACCTCAAAATTTATGAGCACTTTGGTTACTTCAATCGCACGCTCGATTGCTGAAGGTTGAATGACACAACTCGTGCTGCTGTTGGCGCAAGTGCAGCATGCGCATCGAGCTCGCTCGCCACCTACAACGCAGGTCGCCTAGGCCACCTACACTAGTGATCAGTGATTTTCAGTCATTTAATTGAGGCTCAGTGTGGCGAGAGACTACTTTGTGATTAATcgttttagctttattttgcCCTCTCCTGCAGTatattctattaattttttgcatatttactaataatttactaataaagattattattctTTGCAAGAACGAACAAGcataaacaaattattgcacatttttagatttatcttcttgattaataaaatgcttcaattgtttgtgttttataaaggagaaacaaaaagagaggttgaaatttttttaatttttttacaaaactttTCCCATAGGAATATTTGTCACAGTGTGTGTTTATtctcactcattgtcagttcaAAACATTATGTACTCtccttaaaatgaatttgtcaagtgaaagtaaaattatttctttataagacgattgttaaatttttttaatgctaaatgtaaagaaatacatataataCTCATATCgtgagttttaattattttgagtatCAAACAAGCACTATAACCAACAATAAGAAATAACTAGGAACGATTAGACATCCATTGTTGGCCCAGGACATTCCAagaaacattgaaatttaaaggaatGTCCGTCTTGACCGAGCTGCCGAAGCGCTGTTTCGACTTAGAGCGCGCCTTTGAAGACTCGCAAGATGAGAAGACGGCCGCCTACTTCCACATCAGCATCTCGCACAAAAAGGGCAGTAAGATCAGGGTGGAGGTGGACGCCGAGGTTGACGAGGAGGCCGTCAGACGGCTGATCGACCTGGACAAAGTGCGGCTGATGCGCGAGCAGCGCCAGAAGCTGCAGGACGAGTGGGAAGCCGTTCCCTACGACGACAGGTACAGGATCAAACCCTCGCGCAAGGCGCCTATGGATGACAATAGGAACAAGTTGTTGACCAAAGTTGCCGAGCAAAAGAATGCAAAGAAGTGTCTGACCGACGCAGAAAGGAAAAGCAGGAAGCCAAAGTCGAACAAGTCCGCAGTGTCCGCACCCGTTAAACCCACGGGTGCGGGTACCAACCAACTGCCTTTCTTCGCTCAGCCATTCCTCAAGGTATGTCTTCATTGAATTAGATTCAGCTACAACGTTGATTTAACAGATAACCAAATTAcaatgaagttaaaaaatctttatttatcttcaaatgagagaaaaatcatttcgcatgaattaaattagttcCCTTATTCTTTGAATGCCTCTAGTATCTGCCTTTGAACGATTTTCTCAAGAGTAGGAAGCATAGGAAAACTTTTTATACAAACTTGCGGC
This window encodes:
- the LOC135939544 gene encoding uncharacterized protein LOC135939544, which encodes MSVLTELPKRCFDLERAFEDSQDEKTAAYFHISISHKKGSKIRVEVDAEVDEEAVRRLIDLDKVRLMREQRQKLQDEWEAVPYDDRYRIKPSRKAPMDDNRNKLLTKVAEQKNAKKCLTDAERKSRKPKSNKSAVSAPVKPTGAGTNQLPFFAQPFLKLRDARVDEDWTRPAPPRYHGLHMHTKCYQKKEPSARWCEKAPIFQRYLSTAEALNGGPLSKHVHRRSQIYDGLCQELMSLEQRQSKQPRVYSPLKTHCYDCQRYTNAAEAVFFKSSYQDQNRNVIRSQMPSVALQRKLY